The DNA region GAATCAACGGTTTTTGCGGGGCTCAAGATCATCATGGAATATATCGCCGTCATTGCGCGTGAAAAACAAAAGGCAGGTTAAACGAATGGAAATTGAACTTAATGAACTGGAAATCACCAACAACCCCGCGGAGAACCGTTTCGAAGTCTGGATCGACGGTCAACTATCGAAACTCGATTACATCGAAGATGGCGATACCATCGTGATGACCCACGTCGGCGTGCATCCCGAACATCGCGGCGGCGGCGTGGCAGGCAGGATCACCCAGGTCGCTTTGGAATACGCGAAACAAAGGAATCTGCGCGTGATCCCCATGTGTTCCTATGTGGCGTCCTACATTCGCAGGAATCCGCAATATATTGAATTGACAAAAAATCAGGGGAATTAATTATTGCAGGGCGGACAAATATCCGCCCTGATTAACAAATTCTCGGCAGCATTTCGCCGGGAAGCATGTCCACGAGCCTCGTTCCCCCAATGGCGGTTTTCAATCTAACCTGTGACTTTCCAGTCCCGATCACCCTGCCGATGATCGCGGCATCTTCGCCGTATTTTGCTCGTTTCATCGCGGATAAAACCATCTCAGCGTCATCCCCTTTCACGAACGCGACCAACTTCCCTTCGTTCGCCACAAACAACGGATCGAATCCCAGCATTTCGCACGCCGCCTTGACCGCAGGCTTGTACGGCAGTTTTTCCTCTTCGATCTCAATTGTCACATTCGATTGCTCGGATATCTCCACCAATGACGTAGCCAACCCGCCGCGCGTGGGATCGCGCAACACATGGATTTCTCCCGCCGCGAGCATCGCCTCGATCAAATGATTGAGCGGAGCGACGTCACTTTCGAGCGCGGTTTCAAATCCCAGATCTTCCCGCGCCGACAAGACCGCAATGCCGTGATCTCCGATCGTTCCGGAGGCGATGACCACGTCTCCCTCTTTTGCATTTGCGCCGGAGATGTTCACGCCGTCTGCAATCGCCCCCATCCCCGACGTGTTGATGAACAACTTGTCCGCGCCGCCTTTTTGCACCACTTTCGTATCGCCCGCCGCGATGTACACACCTGCTTCCTTCGCCGCATCCTGCATCGAAGCGACAACTCTCTGCAAGGTTTCAAAAGGCAAGCCTTCTTCCAAAACGAATCCACACGTGAGCGCAATCGGTCTCGCGCCGACCATCGCCAGATCATTCACGGTTCCGCAAATGGCGAGCCGTCCGATGTCGCCGCCGGGAAAAAACAACGGTGAGACGACATGCGAGTCGGTCGTCAACGCGAAACGTGCGCCGTTCATTTCGACCACTGCCGAGTCATCCAGCGAGCGCGGAGCGGCAGTCCCCAAATCGGGGAGGAAAAGCCGTCGAAGCAGGTCGCGGCTCAAGGTCCCGCCTGAACCGTGCCCGAGGATCACCGTCTCAGTTGGGCGGATCGGCACGGGGCAGGTATATCCCTCAAAGTCAAATTCATTCATGGGTCACTTCCCGATGATACTTGTAATACGCGGCGCACGCGCCCTCCGCCGAAACCATCGGCGCGCCGAGCGGCGTTTGCGGCGTGCACTCTTTCCCGAAGGCGGGGCAGCCCGTCGGCTTTTTCAAGCCCTGCAAAATTTCGCCCGCGATGCATAGCGGCGACTCTTGCGTGAGGATGTCCCCCACGTCGAATTTGATCTCTGCGTCGAAGTCGGCAAAATCAGGACTCAAGCCCCAGCCGCTTTGCGGGATGACGCCGATGCCGCGCCACTTGCGGTCCACCGATTGGAAGACGCTTCGGATCGTGTTTTGAGCTGATTCATTGCCCCCAAACTTGACCGCCCGCTGATACTGATTCTCCGCAATGGATTCGCCTGCTTCGAGTTGCTTGATCGCCGATACCATGCCATTGAGAAGATCAATCGGCTCGAAACCCGTGACAACGATTGGCACATGATATTTCTCCGCGATGGACGGATACTCGTGGAAGCCCATCACCGCGCAGACATGCCCCGCCGCAAGAAACGCCTGCACGCGGTTGGACTTGGAACCTAGGATTGCCTCCATTGCAGGCGGCACGCGGACATGCGAAGTAATAACGGAAAAGTTCTTTATATTCTTATTCTTCGCCTGTAGGACCGCCATTGCGTTGGCGGGCGCGGTGGTTTCAAAACCGATGGCGAAGAATACAACTTCCTTATCAGGGTTGGCTTCGGCAAGCCCAACAGCATCAAGCGGCGAATAGACCACGCGCACATCCCCGCCTTTTGCGCGGACGGAGAACAGATCCTGTGTCGAGCCGGGCACGCGCAGCATGTCGCCGTACGAGGTGAAGATTACGTCGGGACGCGATGCGATGGCGATGGCTTTGTCAATTTGCTCGAGCGGAGTCACACAAACAGGACAGCCCGGTCCGTGCACAAGTTCGATCTGCGGCGGGAGCATGGCATCCAAGCCGTGGTGCAGAAAAGCATGAGTCTGTCCGCCGCAGATTTCCATGATGACCCAGTTTTGGGTGGTGATGGATGCGATCTCGCGCAGCAGGGCTTTCACTTTTTCAGGGTTGCGGTATTCGTCAAGATATTTCATGGAGTTCACTCTTCAATTCTAAAATATCAAATGCGACGCACCGTCACATCTCGTTCAATTCATCTCCGATATCGGCGATCTCCTGAAGCAGGCGCAAGGTTTCCTGCGCTTCCTCTTCATCCATGAGGCTGATGGCGAAGCCGACGTGGACAAGCGCGTAATCCCCGACTTTCGCTTCGGGCGTGTATTCAAGGCAGATCTCCCTGGCGATGCCGCCGAAGTCGATCTTTGCCATGCGGAGGTTGTCTTTTTCGTAGATGTCGGTCAGTTTGCCGGGGATGGCGAGGCACATATAAAACTTCCTTTCTTCCTGTCGTTGCGAGGGTGTTTGGTTTCGACACCATACTGCGTTCGGTGCAAGTGTACGGATTTCGTCCTACTCAACCACCAGCGCGGCTCGCAATGACATTGGCTATCACAGCCTGACCCAACGCGAGACCGCCGTCGTTGGTCGGAACCTGTTTGTGGAAATACACGACAAAGCCTTCCTTCTCCAACCTGTCGCGGACGAGGTCGAGCAATATTTGATTCTGCCACACGCCGCCGGAGAGCGCGACTTCATTCAGGCTGGTCTGCTCACGGGCTTGCTTGCAAATATCCATCGAAATTTGCGCGATGGTCTTGTGGAATTTCGCGCCGATCATGCCGATGGCTTCGTTTGCGCGGATGTCGCGGAGGATGGCGGTGAATAATTCTTTAACGTTTATTGTTTCGTCAATCGTGTATGGATATGTGTCTGCAGATGCGATGAACGGCTTGGACAGAACCTCCATCTCGATGGCGGCTTGCGCTTCGTAGGTGACATCGCTTCGGACTCCGCTGAGGCTTGCCACTGCATCGAAGAGACGTCCCATCGAAGAGGTGAGCGGGGAATTGAGTTTCTTGTCCACTTGCTGTTGGACGATGGTGATTGCCTGCCTGTCGGTCTTTTGCAGGAAGGGCAGATCGGCAATATCAAGTCCAAGCGCATGGGCGTAGCCGACGGCGATGCGCCACGGGTGGCGGATGGCAGAGTCACCGCCGGGGAGGGGTAAATATTCGAGGTGGGCAAACCGCTCGAAGTCCGCGTAGGAGGCGAGAAGCGCTTCCCCGCCCCAGATCGCGCCATCGGTTCCGTATCCTGTGCCGTCGAAGGAGAGTCCGATCACGTTTTTATTTTCCAAGCCGTTATCCGCCATGCAGGACGCGATGTGGGCATGATGATGCTGGACGGCGATCTGCGGAATATCCATTTTGTGCGCGTAATGCGTGGTGAAATAATTAGGATGCAGATCATACGCGACGACCTCGGGCTGGACGCGGAAGATGTGAGAGAGATGGTTTATGCCCTGCTCAAATGATTCGTAGGTTTCGGCGTTTTCCATATCGCCGATGTGGTGGCTGAGGAAGGCATAGCCGTCACGTGCGAGGCAGAAGGTGTTCTTGAGTTCGCCGCCGACGGCGATGGTGGGATTCACATTGAATGGAAGTCTGACAGGGTAGGGGGCGTAGCCGCGTGAACGTCGTAGAAAGTGGAAAGTAGAAAGCGGCAAATCTTTCCACTTTCCACTTTCCACCCGCATCACCGAATCATCACAGCGCACATGAATGGGACGATCATGCAGGATGAATGCATCGGCAAGCGGGGAGAGCCGCTCGAGCGCTTCTTCATTTTCGATGGCAATGGGTTCTTCGCTCAGGTTACCGCTGGTCATTACAAGGACAGCGGGAGCGGGTTCGCGCGCAAGGATGGGGTCGGTCTGGTTGAGAAGCAGGTGATGCAGGGGCGTGTACGGCAGCATGAAACCGAGCGTATCCATGTTTGGCGCCACGCTTGTAAAATTTGCTTCCCGTTTTTTCTCAAGCAAAACGATGGGCTTTTCGCGGCTGGTCAACAGACCGGCTTCGGCTTCATTGACCTTGCAGATCGATTCGATAGTCTCCAAGTTTTCTGCCATTACTGCGAACGGTTTGCCTGCACGTCCCTTGCGGTGGCGAAGTTCCTCGACGGCATAGGCATTGTTCGCGTCGCAAGCAAGGTGGAATCCGCCGAGTCCCTTGATGGCGATGATCCTCCCCTCCCGCAGTAACCGGCGGGTTTTCAAGATGGCATGGATGCGATACTCGATGGTGGAGATCCTGGAATCAGGCAGGTTGGTGCGGGAATCTCTGAGCGTGACAAAGGGTCCGCAGGTGGGGCAGGCGACAGGCTGGGCATGGAAGCGGCGATCCAGCGGGTTTTCGTATTCGGTGCGGCAGTTGTCACACAGCGGGAAATCCGCCATGGTGGTGTTTGGGCGGTCGTAGGGGATGTCCTTGATGATGGTGAAGCGTGGTCCGCAGTTGGTGCAGTTAATAAAGGGATAGAGGTAGCGCCTGTCATTTGGATCGAATAGCTCGCGCTCGCAATCCGCGCAGACGGCTGTATCCGGTGAAATGGGCTGATACGCGCCTGAGATCGCCGCAGACTCGCGGATTTCGAAATCCGCGTACTGGATGTTGGAGAGTTCGACCCGCGTCAGGTCGAGCGAATCAATCTTTGCGAGTGGAGGTTTTTCATCGGAGAGGGATTTGACGAACTGGTCAATGTTTACCGTATTGCCGTCAATGAGAATTTCGACACCGTTCGATGTGTTCCGCACCCAACCGTGCAGGTCGAGCCGCTTTGCCAATCCATACACAAATGGACGGAAGCCAACTCCC from Anaerolineales bacterium includes:
- a CDS encoding GNAT family N-acetyltransferase yields the protein MEIELNELEITNNPAENRFEVWIDGQLSKLDYIEDGDTIVMTHVGVHPEHRGGGVAGRITQVALEYAKQRNLRVIPMCSYVASYIRRNPQYIELTKNQGN
- the hypE gene encoding hydrogenase expression/formation protein HypE — translated: MNEFDFEGYTCPVPIRPTETVILGHGSGGTLSRDLLRRLFLPDLGTAAPRSLDDSAVVEMNGARFALTTDSHVVSPLFFPGGDIGRLAICGTVNDLAMVGARPIALTCGFVLEEGLPFETLQRVVASMQDAAKEAGVYIAAGDTKVVQKGGADKLFINTSGMGAIADGVNISGANAKEGDVVIASGTIGDHGIAVLSAREDLGFETALESDVAPLNHLIEAMLAAGEIHVLRDPTRGGLATSLVEISEQSNVTIEIEEEKLPYKPAVKAACEMLGFDPLFVANEGKLVAFVKGDDAEMVLSAMKRAKYGEDAAIIGRVIGTGKSQVRLKTAIGGTRLVDMLPGEMLPRIC
- the hypD gene encoding hydrogenase formation protein HypD gives rise to the protein MKYLDEYRNPEKVKALLREIASITTQNWVIMEICGGQTHAFLHHGLDAMLPPQIELVHGPGCPVCVTPLEQIDKAIAIASRPDVIFTSYGDMLRVPGSTQDLFSVRAKGGDVRVVYSPLDAVGLAEANPDKEVVFFAIGFETTAPANAMAVLQAKNKNIKNFSVITSHVRVPPAMEAILGSKSNRVQAFLAAGHVCAVMGFHEYPSIAEKYHVPIVVTGFEPIDLLNGMVSAIKQLEAGESIAENQYQRAVKFGGNESAQNTIRSVFQSVDRKWRGIGVIPQSGWGLSPDFADFDAEIKFDVGDILTQESPLCIAGEILQGLKKPTGCPAFGKECTPQTPLGAPMVSAEGACAAYYKYHREVTHE
- a CDS encoding HypC/HybG/HupF family hydrogenase formation chaperone, with the translated sequence MCLAIPGKLTDIYEKDNLRMAKIDFGGIAREICLEYTPEAKVGDYALVHVGFAISLMDEEEAQETLRLLQEIADIGDELNEM
- the hypF gene encoding carbamoyltransferase HypF yields the protein MHVRVSGIVQGVGFRPFVYGLAKRLDLHGWVRNTSNGVEILIDGNTVNIDQFVKSLSDEKPPLAKIDSLDLTRVELSNIQYADFEIRESAAISGAYQPISPDTAVCADCERELFDPNDRRYLYPFINCTNCGPRFTIIKDIPYDRPNTTMADFPLCDNCRTEYENPLDRRFHAQPVACPTCGPFVTLRDSRTNLPDSRISTIEYRIHAILKTRRLLREGRIIAIKGLGGFHLACDANNAYAVEELRHRKGRAGKPFAVMAENLETIESICKVNEAEAGLLTSREKPIVLLEKKREANFTSVAPNMDTLGFMLPYTPLHHLLLNQTDPILAREPAPAVLVMTSGNLSEEPIAIENEEALERLSPLADAFILHDRPIHVRCDDSVMRVESGKWKDLPLSTFHFLRRSRGYAPYPVRLPFNVNPTIAVGGELKNTFCLARDGYAFLSHHIGDMENAETYESFEQGINHLSHIFRVQPEVVAYDLHPNYFTTHYAHKMDIPQIAVQHHHAHIASCMADNGLENKNVIGLSFDGTGYGTDGAIWGGEALLASYADFERFAHLEYLPLPGGDSAIRHPWRIAVGYAHALGLDIADLPFLQKTDRQAITIVQQQVDKKLNSPLTSSMGRLFDAVASLSGVRSDVTYEAQAAIEMEVLSKPFIASADTYPYTIDETINVKELFTAILRDIRANEAIGMIGAKFHKTIAQISMDICKQAREQTSLNEVALSGGVWQNQILLDLVRDRLEKEGFVVYFHKQVPTNDGGLALGQAVIANVIASRAGG